In Legionella sp. PATHC035, a genomic segment contains:
- a CDS encoding chemotaxis protein CheW encodes MPQQNLTVLHFLLQDIKVCMDLHYIEQVLPLPMLEIVPSSPIYFVGLMNLKNKCIPVIDLAICTGLIRNEIYPLNIPILLCSDGVHQVGLIVDKVLGLSDIDKQQIEVHEELTTNNSPFLGAVTLETGVSLLLDFNWVFALKLTQEINLADTNHE; translated from the coding sequence GTGCCCCAGCAGAACCTTACAGTTCTCCACTTTCTTTTACAGGACATAAAAGTCTGTATGGATTTACACTATATAGAACAAGTCCTGCCCTTGCCTATGCTTGAAATTGTACCGTCTAGCCCTATCTATTTTGTAGGGCTGATGAATTTAAAAAATAAATGCATTCCTGTGATTGACCTGGCAATTTGTACTGGCTTGATACGAAATGAAATATATCCTTTAAATATACCCATCCTACTTTGCTCCGATGGAGTGCATCAAGTTGGTCTGATTGTTGATAAAGTGCTGGGATTGAGTGATATCGACAAACAGCAAATCGAAGTACATGAAGAATTGACAACCAATAACTCACCATTCTTGGGCGCTGTCACTTTAGAAACCGGGGTTTCTCTATTGCTCGACTTCAATTGGGTTTTCGCTTTAAAGTTAACGCAAGAAATCAACCTGGCAGATACTAATCATGAGTAA
- a CDS encoding CheR family methyltransferase has translation MGNNTVNDIKKLESAFIELIHKRYGLVIHVNQARELTKTIAVACNKFNYQPQEYLEQLNNCASNSSLLADLVSAITVGESYFFRDKNQMQLLENKLLPDLINQKSQDFSLKIWSAGCSSGEEIYTLAILLAELIPNIDLWDLYLLGTDINTTSLQKASAAVFGQWSMRSIPEKYLQRYFEKNDRTYVLSPQIRDLVQFKYLNLCDNSYPSIINGIFEVDLILCRNVLIYFDNELAAKIMKKLSACMHKNAYLILGASDPIVTNGTNLVFHHDGAIYFSLDSGSESRKDIE, from the coding sequence ATGGGTAATAATACTGTAAATGACATCAAAAAACTTGAATCTGCATTTATCGAGTTAATCCATAAGCGCTATGGATTGGTCATCCATGTGAACCAAGCACGAGAGTTAACAAAAACCATTGCTGTGGCATGCAATAAATTCAATTATCAACCTCAAGAATACTTGGAACAATTAAATAACTGTGCCAGCAATTCCTCTTTATTAGCTGATTTGGTTTCAGCAATTACCGTAGGAGAAAGTTATTTTTTTCGTGATAAAAATCAAATGCAGTTACTTGAGAATAAACTGTTACCTGATTTAATTAATCAGAAATCACAAGACTTCTCTTTAAAAATTTGGAGTGCTGGTTGTTCTTCGGGTGAAGAAATCTATACCCTAGCCATCTTGTTGGCAGAGCTCATACCCAATATTGACCTATGGGACCTCTATTTATTAGGTACCGATATCAATACCACCTCTCTTCAAAAAGCATCTGCAGCTGTTTTCGGCCAATGGTCCATGCGTTCTATTCCGGAAAAATACCTACAACGCTATTTCGAAAAAAATGACCGGACTTACGTTCTTTCACCACAGATTCGCGATTTAGTACAATTTAAATACCTTAACTTATGCGATAACAGCTACCCCTCCATAATCAATGGAATATTTGAGGTGGATTTGATCTTATGCCGCAATGTGCTTATTTATTTTGATAATGAACTTGCTGCTAAAATTATGAAAAAGCTGAGTGCATGTATGCATAAAAACGCTTATCTTATATTAGGTGCATCAGATCCTATTGTCACCAATGGGACAAATCTTGTTTTTCATCATGATGGTGCAATCTATTTCTCGCTCGATAGCGGCAGTGAATCAAGGAAGGATATTGAATGA
- a CDS encoding chemotaxis protein CheW, with product MMNKEQQHASALMPKTELAIKILKSRALQLAKQEIDTSKNQGISFVHFKLGQNESYGVSYQYVQEIVHNAPIEQPPFVPHFISGVINWRGTLITVVDLSKFFHPHHSEHNPKQDNKFIIIIRANNITLGLLTYRIEGSETYHPDQLAAPLSAVNIANPEYILGLHHAATAILNVETMIASLSQEIKMRLYKTGESHGN from the coding sequence ATGATGAATAAAGAACAACAGCACGCTTCCGCTTTGATGCCCAAAACTGAATTAGCAATAAAAATCCTAAAATCCAGGGCCTTGCAACTTGCAAAACAGGAAATTGATACCAGCAAAAATCAAGGTATTTCTTTTGTTCATTTCAAGCTTGGCCAAAATGAAAGTTATGGCGTTTCATATCAATACGTTCAAGAAATTGTCCATAATGCCCCTATAGAGCAACCTCCTTTTGTACCTCATTTTATCTCTGGGGTGATCAATTGGCGTGGTACGCTGATTACAGTGGTTGATCTCAGTAAATTTTTCCATCCTCACCATTCGGAACACAATCCGAAACAGGACAATAAATTTATTATCATTATCCGGGCAAACAATATTACTCTTGGCTTGCTGACTTATCGTATTGAAGGCAGTGAGACTTATCATCCCGACCAATTGGCGGCCCCATTATCCGCAGTCAACATTGCTAATCCAGAATATATCCTGGGATTACATCATGCGGCTACTGCGATCCTTAATGTGGAAACAATGATAGCCAGCTTAAGCCAAGAAATTAAAATGCGTCTATACAAGACAGGAGAGTCTCATGGAAACTAA